The following proteins come from a genomic window of Pseudomonas sp. WJP1:
- a CDS encoding oxidoreductase, protein MPTPTPAFAHLFEPLQIRGKRLKNRIMSSGHDTSMPTDNLVNEQLIAYHRARAEGGVGLIVLQVAGVHDSARYTSHVLMATGDECIEGYRKLAQTCHAHGTLVLSQVFHPGREIMESSDGLLAVAYSASAVPNERFRVMPRALDQAMIDEIVQGYAAAARRLHQAGIDGVEVVASHGYLPAQFINPRVNRRTDGYNGELEQRLRFLREVIAAIRAATDDQFIIGLRISADERDPEGLTEDESLAAVQSLQAQLDYVHIVAGTSASLGGAVHIVPPMAIEAAYLAREAGTFKAGLNIPLFVTGRINQPQEAELILARGQADVCGMTRALICDPQMPNKTDVGRVEDVRACIACNQACIGHFHKGLPISCIQHPETGRELIFGQRQPTVKRKRIMIAGGGPAGMKAAAVAAQRGHEVTLYEASAQLGGQVLLAQLLPRRSEFGGASTNLQREMQLAGVRVVRNTRVDRALVEQEKPDMVIVATGAEPYWPPFERGGELQVVDAWQVLRDEVKIGRSVVVVDWRCDWIGPGIAERLTRAGHQVQLAVNGTHCGENLPLYVRDQLAGELHKLAIPIIPYARLYGCDDNTVYLQHTASGEPMLLENVDTLVLCQGHQPVDTLGEQLQGLVEFRRIGDCLAPRTAEEAIYEGLKVAWEL, encoded by the coding sequence ATGCCGACCCCGACACCTGCCTTCGCGCACCTGTTCGAACCCTTGCAGATCCGTGGCAAGCGCCTGAAAAACCGCATCATGTCCAGCGGTCACGACACCTCCATGCCCACTGACAACCTGGTCAACGAGCAGCTGATTGCCTATCACCGGGCACGGGCCGAAGGTGGTGTCGGACTGATCGTGCTGCAGGTGGCCGGGGTGCATGACAGTGCGCGGTACACCTCCCATGTGCTGATGGCCACCGGCGATGAATGCATCGAGGGCTACCGCAAACTGGCGCAAACCTGCCACGCCCATGGCACCCTGGTGCTGTCGCAGGTGTTCCATCCGGGGCGGGAAATCATGGAGTCCAGCGACGGTCTGCTGGCGGTGGCTTACTCGGCGTCGGCGGTGCCTAACGAGCGCTTCCGGGTGATGCCACGGGCGCTGGACCAGGCGATGATCGACGAGATTGTCCAAGGTTACGCGGCGGCGGCCCGACGCCTGCACCAGGCCGGCATCGATGGCGTGGAAGTGGTCGCCAGTCACGGTTACCTGCCGGCGCAGTTCATTAACCCGCGAGTCAACCGGCGCACCGATGGCTACAACGGCGAGCTGGAGCAGCGCCTGCGTTTCCTGCGTGAAGTCATTGCCGCCATCCGGGCTGCGACTGACGATCAATTCATCATCGGCCTGCGCATCTCCGCCGATGAACGCGACCCCGAGGGGCTGACCGAGGACGAGTCCCTGGCTGCCGTGCAATCGCTGCAAGCGCAACTGGACTACGTACACATCGTCGCCGGCACCTCGGCATCACTCGGCGGTGCCGTACACATCGTGCCGCCGATGGCGATCGAAGCGGCGTACCTGGCCAGGGAGGCCGGCACCTTCAAGGCAGGTTTGAATATTCCGTTGTTCGTCACCGGGCGCATCAACCAACCCCAGGAAGCCGAGTTGATCCTGGCTCGCGGTCAGGCCGATGTGTGCGGCATGACCCGGGCGTTGATCTGCGATCCACAAATGCCCAACAAGACCGACGTCGGCCGCGTCGAAGATGTGCGTGCGTGCATTGCCTGCAACCAGGCGTGCATCGGGCACTTCCACAAGGGCTTGCCGATTTCCTGCATCCAGCACCCGGAAACCGGCCGTGAGTTGATTTTTGGCCAACGCCAACCGACTGTAAAACGCAAACGCATCATGATTGCCGGCGGTGGCCCGGCCGGGATGAAAGCCGCTGCCGTGGCCGCCCAGCGCGGACATGAGGTGACGCTGTACGAGGCCAGCGCGCAACTGGGCGGCCAGGTGCTGCTCGCGCAACTGCTGCCACGGCGCAGCGAATTCGGCGGTGCCAGCACCAACCTGCAACGGGAAATGCAATTGGCCGGGGTGCGTGTGGTGCGCAATACACGGGTCGACCGCGCACTGGTGGAGCAGGAGAAACCGGACATGGTGATCGTCGCCACGGGTGCCGAACCCTATTGGCCGCCCTTCGAGCGCGGTGGCGAACTGCAGGTGGTGGATGCCTGGCAAGTGCTGCGAGACGAGGTAAAAATCGGCCGTTCGGTGGTGGTGGTCGACTGGCGCTGCGACTGGATCGGCCCCGGTATCGCCGAGCGCCTGACCCGTGCCGGGCATCAGGTGCAATTGGCAGTCAACGGCACCCATTGCGGGGAAAACCTGCCGCTGTACGTGCGCGATCAACTGGCCGGCGAGCTGCACAAGCTCGCCATTCCGATCATCCCCTATGCCCGGTTGTACGGCTGTGACGACAACACGGTCTACCTGCAGCACACCGCCAGCGGTGAGCCGATGCTGCTGGAAAATGTCGATACGCTGGTGCTGTGCCAGGGCCATCAGCCGGTGGATACCCTGGGCGAGCAACTGCAAGGACTGGTGGAATTTCGCCGCATCGGCGACTGCCTGGCGCCGCGTACCGCCGAAGAAGCGATTTACGAGGGACTTAAAGTCGCGTGGGAGCTTTAA
- a CDS encoding cupin domain-containing protein yields the protein MSNSSKTQPATGSAEPHFLGTRIRGLRKRRGMTLAELAQQSELTAGYISQLERNLAYPSIPALFNIARSLGVTIQWFFASEAITDPEDDGIVVRKHSRLNVHYEDGIVDQLLTPQANRQLEMLHSRFPPGTYSQQSYSHDGEEAGYLLSGSFELWVGERHFQLNEGDSFSFSSQEPHRYGNPGEVDAVVIWVITPPTF from the coding sequence ATGAGCAACAGCAGTAAGACCCAGCCCGCAACCGGCAGCGCCGAACCGCATTTCCTCGGCACACGGATTCGCGGCCTGCGTAAACGTCGGGGCATGACCCTGGCGGAACTGGCGCAGCAGAGCGAGCTGACCGCCGGCTATATCAGCCAGCTGGAACGCAACCTCGCCTACCCGTCGATCCCGGCGCTGTTCAACATTGCCCGCAGTCTCGGCGTGACCATCCAATGGTTTTTTGCCAGCGAGGCGATCACCGATCCTGAAGACGACGGTATCGTCGTGCGCAAGCACAGCCGCCTGAACGTGCATTACGAAGACGGCATCGTCGACCAGTTGCTCACCCCGCAAGCCAACCGCCAGCTGGAAATGCTCCACTCGCGTTTCCCCCCCGGCACCTACAGCCAGCAAAGCTACAGCCACGACGGCGAAGAAGCCGGCTATCTGCTGTCGGGCAGCTTCGAGTTATGGGTTGGCGAGCGCCATTTTCAACTCAATGAAGGCGACAGCTTCAGTTTCTCCAGCCAGGAACCACACCGCTACGGCAATCCCGGCGAGGTGGACGCCGTGGTGATCTGGGTGATCACCCCACCGACCTTCTAA
- a CDS encoding helix-turn-helix domain-containing protein, whose product MTVCNSLQVQAFSTADIAEQIRATPGWVQHYQQMSPGHFAGRVRYLDLQGVEIYEEHMNTRVEQNFSAPQGSLAFCFDRSDNALYVLNGESRNIWITPENYQEIAVVFGPEFVQRHALDVARLEGLFMAPLNSQQNALFSRWLSATLTQLSQTYDPPSREALTEQLLDDCLFILDNACVCLDQGALQRRAGERAIMKRVGEWAADSPEEQLNLLALSQVAGVSLRQLQHTFKTFTGMAPAQWLRLRRLNSARRELLSRTPAQTTVAEVAMHWSFWHLGRFSSSYRALFKELPSDTLKRASVAQAVGRGRR is encoded by the coding sequence ATGACAGTCTGCAATTCATTACAGGTCCAGGCGTTCAGCACGGCCGATATCGCCGAGCAAATCCGCGCTACACCGGGCTGGGTCCAGCACTACCAACAGATGTCGCCGGGGCATTTCGCAGGCCGCGTTCGCTATCTGGACCTGCAGGGCGTGGAGATTTACGAGGAGCACATGAACACCCGGGTCGAGCAGAATTTCAGCGCGCCACAAGGCTCGCTGGCGTTCTGTTTCGACCGCAGCGACAACGCGCTGTACGTGTTGAACGGCGAAAGCCGCAACATCTGGATCACCCCGGAGAACTACCAGGAAATCGCCGTGGTGTTCGGGCCGGAGTTTGTCCAGCGCCATGCCCTGGACGTCGCCAGGCTTGAGGGGTTGTTCATGGCGCCGCTCAATTCACAGCAAAATGCCTTGTTCAGTCGCTGGCTCAGCGCAACCCTGACCCAGCTGTCGCAGACCTACGACCCGCCAAGCCGTGAAGCCTTGACCGAGCAGTTGCTGGACGACTGCCTGTTCATCCTCGACAACGCCTGTGTCTGCCTCGACCAGGGCGCACTGCAGCGCCGGGCCGGGGAGCGGGCGATCATGAAGCGGGTAGGGGAATGGGCGGCGGACAGCCCGGAAGAACAGCTCAACCTGCTGGCGTTGTCCCAGGTCGCCGGGGTTTCGCTGCGCCAGCTGCAACACACCTTCAAGACCTTCACCGGCATGGCGCCGGCCCAATGGCTGCGCCTGCGCCGCCTGAACAGCGCCCGCCGCGAACTGCTCAGCCGCACGCCGGCGCAAACCACCGTGGCCGAAGTGGCGATGCACTGGTCGTTCTGGCACCTGGGACGGTTTTCCAGCAGCTATCGGGCGCTGTTCAAGGAACTGCCGAGCGACACCCTCAAGCGTGCAAGCGTGGCTCAGGCTGTGGGGCGCGGCCGGCGTTAG
- a CDS encoding glutamine synthetase family protein: MNVPFDQLFTWLKDHKITEVECVVSDLTGIARGKIAPTNKFLHERGMRLPESVLLQTVTGDFVDDDIYYDLLDPADIDMVCKPVSDAVYVVPWAIEPTAIVIHDTFDKFGNPIELSPRNVLKKVLQLYTDKGWRPIVAPEMEFYLTQRCEDPDLPLKAPMGRSGRAESGRQSFSIDAANEFDPLFEDVYDWCELQGLDLDTLIHEDGPAQMEINFRHGDALDLADQITVFKRTMREAALKHNVAATFMAKPVGDEPGSAMHIHQSVVDIATGQPIFADADGNMSELFLHHIGGLQKYIPKVLPMFAPNVNSFRRFLPDTSAPVNVEWGEENRTVGLRVPTSSPDAMRVENRLPGADANPYLAIAASLLCGYLGMIERIEPSAAVQGRAYERRNLRLPITIEDALTQMEECATVSRYLGDKFVRGYVAVKRAEHENFKRVISSWEREFLLLSV, encoded by the coding sequence ATGAATGTCCCTTTCGATCAGCTGTTCACTTGGCTGAAAGATCACAAGATTACCGAAGTCGAGTGCGTCGTCAGCGACCTGACCGGCATTGCACGCGGCAAAATCGCACCCACCAACAAGTTCCTGCATGAGCGAGGCATGCGCCTGCCGGAAAGTGTGCTGTTGCAAACGGTAACCGGGGACTTCGTCGACGACGACATCTACTACGACCTGCTGGACCCGGCCGATATCGACATGGTCTGCAAGCCGGTGTCCGATGCGGTGTACGTCGTGCCATGGGCGATCGAGCCGACCGCCATCGTGATTCACGACACCTTCGACAAGTTCGGCAACCCGATCGAATTGTCGCCGCGCAACGTGCTCAAGAAAGTCCTGCAGCTGTATACCGACAAAGGCTGGCGGCCGATCGTGGCGCCGGAAATGGAGTTTTACCTGACCCAGCGTTGCGAAGACCCGGACTTGCCGCTCAAGGCCCCGATGGGCCGCTCCGGCCGTGCCGAAAGCGGTCGCCAGTCCTTCTCCATCGACGCCGCCAACGAATTCGACCCGCTGTTCGAAGACGTCTACGACTGGTGCGAACTCCAGGGCCTGGACCTCGACACGCTGATCCACGAAGACGGCCCGGCGCAGATGGAAATCAACTTCCGCCACGGCGATGCCCTGGACCTGGCCGACCAGATCACCGTGTTCAAACGCACCATGCGCGAGGCCGCGCTCAAGCACAATGTCGCGGCGACCTTCATGGCCAAGCCGGTCGGCGATGAGCCGGGCAGCGCCATGCATATCCACCAGAGCGTGGTGGACATCGCCACCGGCCAGCCGATCTTCGCCGATGCCGACGGCAACATGAGCGAGTTGTTCCTGCACCACATCGGTGGCTTGCAGAAGTACATCCCCAAGGTCCTGCCGATGTTCGCCCCCAACGTCAACTCGTTCCGCCGCTTCCTGCCGGACACTTCGGCACCGGTGAACGTCGAATGGGGCGAAGAAAACCGTACCGTCGGCCTGCGCGTGCCGACCTCAAGCCCGGACGCCATGCGCGTGGAAAACCGCTTGCCAGGGGCCGATGCCAACCCTTACCTGGCCATCGCCGCCAGCCTGCTATGCGGTTACCTGGGCATGATCGAGCGCATTGAACCGAGCGCCGCGGTGCAGGGCCGGGCCTATGAACGGCGCAACCTGCGCCTGCCGATCACCATCGAAGACGCGCTGACGCAGATGGAAGAATGCGCCACCGTCAGCCGCTACCTGGGCGACAAGTTCGTGCGTGGCTACGTCGCGGTCAAGCGCGCCGAGCACGAGAACTTCAAGCGCGTGATCAGTTCGTGGGAGCGTGAGTTCCTGTTGCTCAGCGTCTGA
- a CDS encoding polyamine ABC transporter substrate-binding protein — protein sequence MRLLKSVVPLALTVLFSAFAQAQPQVSVYNWTDYIGETTLADFQAKTSIKVIYDVFDSNETLEGKLLAGRTGYDVVVPSNHFLARQVKAGAFLKLDREQLPNFKNLDPKLLALLEKNDPGNEHSVPYLWGTNGIGYNVDKVKQVLGIDHIDSWAVLFEPENIKKLSQCGVSMMDSADEVFPAVLNYMGMDPRSENPEDFKKAEAKLLSIRPYITYFHSSKYVSDLANGDICVAFGYSGDVFQAANRAKEAKNGVNIAYAIPKEGSNLWFDLLAIPADASNPKEAHAFINYLLDPQVIAKVSASVGYANPNPAAKQYMDPELVNNPEVYPPQEVLDKLYISTTPPQSIMRLMTRSWSKVKSNK from the coding sequence ATGCGTCTATTGAAATCCGTGGTGCCGCTTGCGCTGACGGTTCTGTTCAGCGCCTTTGCCCAGGCGCAGCCACAAGTCAGCGTCTACAACTGGACCGACTACATCGGCGAAACCACCCTCGCCGACTTCCAGGCCAAAACCTCGATCAAGGTGATCTACGACGTTTTCGACTCCAATGAAACCCTGGAAGGCAAACTGCTCGCCGGGCGTACCGGGTACGACGTGGTCGTGCCTTCCAACCACTTCCTCGCTCGCCAGGTGAAAGCCGGCGCGTTCCTCAAGCTGGACCGCGAGCAACTGCCGAACTTCAAGAACCTGGACCCGAAACTGCTGGCCTTACTGGAGAAAAACGACCCGGGTAACGAACACTCGGTGCCGTACCTGTGGGGCACCAATGGCATCGGCTACAACGTCGACAAGGTCAAGCAGGTGCTGGGCATCGACCACATCGACTCCTGGGCCGTACTGTTCGAACCGGAAAACATCAAGAAGCTCAGCCAGTGCGGCGTCTCGATGATGGACTCGGCCGATGAAGTGTTCCCCGCGGTCCTCAACTACATGGGCATGGACCCGCGCAGCGAGAATCCCGAAGACTTCAAGAAGGCCGAAGCCAAGCTGTTGAGCATCCGCCCGTACATCACCTATTTCCACTCGTCCAAGTACGTCTCGGACCTGGCCAACGGCGACATCTGCGTGGCGTTCGGTTACTCCGGTGATGTGTTCCAGGCCGCCAACCGTGCCAAGGAAGCCAAGAACGGCGTGAACATCGCCTACGCCATTCCCAAGGAAGGCAGCAACCTGTGGTTCGACCTGCTGGCCATCCCCGCCGACGCCAGCAACCCGAAAGAGGCCCATGCCTTCATAAATTACCTGCTCGACCCGCAAGTGATTGCCAAGGTCAGTGCCTCGGTAGGTTATGCCAACCCCAACCCGGCGGCCAAGCAGTACATGGACCCGGAATTGGTGAACAATCCTGAGGTTTACCCGCCGCAGGAAGTGCTCGACAAGCTCTATATCTCCACCACGCCACCGCAGTCGATCATGCGCCTGATGACCCGTTCGTGGAGCAAAGTGAAGTCCAACAAATGA
- a CDS encoding NAD(P)/FAD-dependent oxidoreductase — MNQYTQEHTRSYYAASAHGMAQFPGLAADLEADVCVIGGGFTGINTAIELAQRGLSVILLEGRRIGWGASGRNGGQLIRGIGHDVSGFAKHIGAEGVRYLERAGIESVGLVGRRIREHGIDCDLRWGFCELANTPAQFAGLTAEYAALKDSGYAHETRLVEPGQIRQQVVNSGVYAGGLVDMGSGHLHPLNLALGEAQLARSLGVQIFEQSAVLELIHGDTVQVRCAGGTVRAGSLVLACNAHLEELEPKLSGKVLPAGSYIIATEPLSVQVAEALIPHNLALCDQKVGLDYYRLSADRRLLFGGACHYSGRDPADISAYMRPQMLKVFPQLANVRIDYQWGGKIGITANRFPQVGRLRQHPNVFYAQGYSGHGLNVTHWCAKLLGEAIQAGHSRGFDVFSAVPHMTFPGGRALRSPLLALGMLWYRMREVLG, encoded by the coding sequence ATGAACCAGTACACACAGGAACATACTCGCTCGTATTACGCCGCGTCGGCCCATGGCATGGCGCAGTTTCCAGGGCTTGCGGCGGACCTTGAAGCCGATGTCTGCGTGATTGGCGGTGGTTTCACCGGCATCAACACCGCCATCGAACTGGCCCAGCGCGGCCTCTCGGTGATCCTGCTGGAAGGCCGGCGGATCGGCTGGGGGGCCAGCGGGCGCAACGGCGGGCAACTCATCCGCGGCATTGGGCATGACGTCAGCGGTTTCGCCAAGCACATCGGTGCCGAAGGCGTGCGTTATCTGGAGCGCGCCGGCATCGAATCGGTCGGGCTGGTGGGCCGGCGTATCCGCGAACACGGCATCGATTGCGACCTGCGCTGGGGCTTTTGCGAACTGGCCAACACCCCGGCGCAGTTTGCGGGACTTACGGCTGAATACGCAGCACTCAAGGACTCGGGTTACGCCCACGAAACCCGCTTGGTAGAACCCGGGCAGATTCGTCAGCAAGTGGTGAACTCAGGCGTGTATGCTGGCGGCCTGGTCGACATGGGTTCCGGTCACTTGCACCCCTTGAACCTGGCCCTGGGCGAAGCGCAGCTCGCGCGCTCCCTTGGCGTGCAGATCTTCGAGCAGAGTGCGGTGCTGGAGTTGATCCATGGCGACACCGTGCAGGTTCGTTGTGCCGGCGGCACGGTTCGCGCTGGCAGCCTGGTGCTCGCCTGCAACGCCCACCTGGAAGAACTCGAACCAAAACTCAGCGGCAAGGTGCTCCCGGCCGGCAGCTACATCATCGCCACCGAACCCTTGTCGGTCCAGGTTGCCGAAGCGCTGATCCCGCACAACCTGGCGCTGTGCGACCAGAAGGTCGGCCTGGATTACTACCGGCTCTCGGCGGACCGGCGCCTGTTGTTCGGCGGCGCCTGCCATTACTCCGGGCGTGACCCTGCGGATATCAGCGCCTACATGCGCCCGCAGATGCTCAAGGTGTTCCCGCAGTTGGCGAATGTGCGCATCGACTATCAATGGGGCGGCAAGATCGGCATCACGGCCAATCGATTCCCTCAGGTCGGGCGCCTGCGCCAGCACCCGAACGTGTTCTACGCCCAGGGATACTCCGGCCATGGCCTCAACGTGACCCACTGGTGCGCGAAACTGCTGGGCGAAGCGATCCAGGCCGGCCACAGCCGCGGTTTCGATGTGTTCAGCGCCGTACCCCACATGACCTTCCCGGGCGGCCGCGCCCTGCGTTCGCCACTGCTGGCCCTCGGCATGCTCTGGTACCGGATGCGCGAAGTGCTCGGCTAA
- a CDS encoding paraquat-inducible protein A — MATTDQLIICEHCDCVYEKVTLAKHQKTLCTRCGGVLQRYNGLTVEQRLALTFTALVLWIFANFYPVMSISLKGLKNSATLWDSVLALSLGPITFIAMVAAIAMIIAPIFQLVLLIWVLGFALARRRSPGFRFCMRWLETLRPWSMLEVCLLGAMVAVIKLAGLLDVLPGIGLFALAVLSLMMIRIAGRDIRELWDIV; from the coding sequence ATGGCAACTACTGATCAGCTGATCATCTGCGAGCACTGCGACTGCGTGTATGAAAAAGTCACGCTCGCCAAACATCAGAAAACCCTGTGTACGCGCTGCGGCGGCGTGCTTCAGCGCTATAACGGCCTGACGGTGGAGCAGCGCCTGGCGTTGACCTTTACCGCATTGGTGCTGTGGATTTTCGCCAACTTCTATCCGGTCATGAGCATCAGCCTCAAAGGCCTGAAAAATAGCGCAACACTTTGGGATTCGGTGCTGGCATTGAGCCTGGGCCCCATCACCTTCATCGCCATGGTAGCGGCGATCGCCATGATCATCGCGCCGATTTTCCAGTTGGTGCTCTTGATCTGGGTCCTGGGATTCGCCCTCGCCCGCAGGCGCTCACCCGGTTTCAGGTTCTGCATGCGCTGGCTGGAAACCCTCAGGCCCTGGAGCATGCTGGAGGTCTGCCTGCTCGGGGCAATGGTCGCGGTGATCAAGCTCGCCGGGTTGCTGGATGTGCTGCCCGGCATCGGTCTGTTTGCCCTGGCGGTCCTCAGCCTGATGATGATCCGCATTGCCGGCCGCGACATCCGTGAACTGTGGGACATCGTATGA
- a CDS encoding paraquat-inducible protein A translates to MTTPPVASDLNLCLCHTCGLACDMTLEPHECERCGAPLHRRKTNSLTRTWAYMFTALVFYIPANLLPVMNTKMVGDGADSTIMSGVIEFWQHGAWDIALIIFIASIAVPGVKFVALTLLLVTVQRDSQWALRERSQMYRFVELIGYWSMLDVIVVALVASLVKFQALADIEPRPGILFFGLVVVFTMLSAMSFDPRLIWDKERQKPQNEEVTDEVTSH, encoded by the coding sequence ATGACAACACCTCCCGTCGCCAGCGATCTCAACCTGTGCCTGTGCCACACCTGCGGCCTGGCCTGTGACATGACCCTCGAACCCCACGAATGCGAGCGCTGTGGCGCTCCTCTGCATCGACGTAAAACCAACTCGCTGACCCGGACCTGGGCCTATATGTTCACCGCCCTGGTGTTTTACATCCCGGCCAACCTGTTGCCGGTGATGAACACCAAGATGGTCGGCGATGGCGCCGACAGCACGATCATGAGCGGCGTGATCGAGTTCTGGCAGCACGGCGCCTGGGACATCGCCCTGATCATTTTCATCGCCAGCATCGCCGTCCCGGGCGTCAAGTTCGTCGCCCTGACGTTGCTGCTGGTGACCGTCCAGCGCGATAGCCAGTGGGCACTGCGCGAGCGCTCGCAAATGTACCGTTTTGTCGAGCTCATCGGTTATTGGTCGATGCTTGACGTCATCGTGGTCGCCCTGGTGGCCTCCCTGGTGAAGTTCCAGGCCCTGGCCGATATCGAACCGCGGCCCGGCATTCTGTTCTTTGGTCTGGTGGTGGTGTTCACCATGCTCTCGGCGATGAGTTTCGATCCGCGACTGATCTGGGATAAAGAGCGGCAAAAACCACAAAATGAGGAGGTCACGGATGAAGTCACAAGCCACTGA
- a CDS encoding PqiB family protein: MKSQATDGPLAPGQAPIKTRRFGFSLVWIVPIVAVLVGISLVVHSILQEGPTITVTFKTGDGLTANKTEVKYRNVVIGHVSDVELSSDQKSVNATIKLAKQAESFTRKDSQYWVVRPRIGAGGVSGIDTLLSGDYIGADIGQDNARAKNFKGLENPPPITYGEPGKRFTLHTQDLGSLDIGSPVYYRKIPVGQVVAFALDPDGKGVNIELFIHAPNDQYVTENTRFWNASGVDVSVGANGFAVKTESLSSLLVGGIAFRAPEYSPNDKPAPEEYAYELFPDQLTALAPPNGKAQFMVLRFDQALRGLKVDAPVEFLGMEIGKVVSVNLDFDEKKRTFPVNVGIVIYPQRLGQAHTKMLKVLNHDPNDEAAGVRVIGTFVENGLRAQARTGNLLTGQLYIALDFYPKADKVAFDPTLRPVVLPTVPGSLEQLQEKLEAMVTKINQLPIERIAGNLDSNLVEMRKSLAQFNAKTLPSVQSTLGDVSKTLQSASTTLQSANSTLAEDSPQREKLGQTMDELGRTSRALRDLADYLGRHPESLIRGRPNNAAPMDLQGPPSK; the protein is encoded by the coding sequence ATGAAGTCACAAGCCACTGACGGGCCACTGGCCCCCGGGCAGGCGCCGATCAAGACCCGCCGCTTCGGCTTTTCGCTGGTGTGGATCGTGCCGATCGTGGCGGTCCTGGTTGGGATCTCGCTGGTGGTACACAGCATTCTGCAGGAAGGTCCGACCATCACGGTCACGTTCAAGACCGGTGACGGCCTGACCGCCAACAAGACCGAGGTCAAATACCGCAACGTGGTGATCGGCCATGTCTCGGACGTGGAACTGAGCAGCGACCAGAAGAGCGTGAACGCCACCATCAAACTGGCGAAACAGGCGGAAAGCTTTACCCGAAAAGACTCGCAGTACTGGGTGGTACGGCCACGGATCGGCGCGGGCGGCGTATCGGGTATCGATACGCTGTTATCCGGGGACTACATCGGCGCCGATATCGGCCAGGACAATGCGCGGGCGAAGAACTTCAAGGGCCTGGAAAACCCGCCGCCAATCACCTACGGCGAACCGGGGAAGCGTTTCACCTTGCACACCCAGGACTTGGGTTCGCTGGATATCGGCTCCCCGGTCTACTACCGCAAGATACCGGTTGGCCAGGTGGTAGCCTTCGCGCTGGACCCCGACGGCAAGGGGGTGAACATCGAATTGTTCATCCATGCGCCCAATGATCAGTACGTTACCGAGAACACCCGTTTCTGGAACGCCAGCGGTGTCGACGTGAGCGTTGGCGCCAACGGCTTTGCCGTCAAGACCGAGTCCTTGTCGTCCCTGTTGGTCGGCGGCATCGCCTTTCGTGCTCCGGAGTACAGTCCCAACGACAAGCCGGCCCCGGAAGAATATGCCTACGAACTGTTCCCCGACCAGTTGACCGCCCTCGCCCCGCCCAATGGCAAGGCGCAGTTCATGGTGTTGCGTTTTGATCAGGCCCTGCGCGGGCTGAAGGTTGATGCGCCGGTGGAGTTCCTGGGTATGGAGATCGGCAAGGTGGTTTCGGTCAACCTGGATTTCGACGAGAAAAAACGCACCTTCCCGGTCAACGTAGGCATCGTGATTTACCCGCAACGCCTGGGCCAGGCGCACACCAAGATGCTCAAGGTGCTCAATCATGATCCCAACGACGAAGCCGCGGGCGTGCGTGTGATCGGCACCTTCGTCGAAAACGGCCTGCGTGCCCAGGCCCGCACCGGCAACCTGTTGACCGGCCAGCTCTACATTGCCCTGGACTTTTACCCCAAGGCGGACAAAGTCGCCTTCGATCCAACCTTGCGGCCGGTCGTCCTGCCCACCGTACCTGGCAGCCTCGAGCAATTGCAGGAAAAACTCGAGGCCATGGTCACCAAGATCAATCAGCTGCCCATTGAACGGATCGCCGGCAATCTGGACAGCAACCTCGTCGAAATGCGCAAGAGTCTGGCTCAGTTCAATGCCAAGACCCTGCCTAGCGTGCAAAGCACCCTGGGCGACGTCAGCAAAACCCTGCAATCGGCCAGCACGACCCTGCAATCGGCCAATTCGACGCTTGCCGAAGATTCGCCGCAACGGGAAAAACTCGGCCAGACCATGGACGAACTCGGACGCACGTCGCGCGCCTTGCGTGACCTGGCCGATTACCTGGGCCGGCATCCGGAATCGTTGATTCGCGGGCGTCCGAACAATGCCGCGCCGATGGATCTGCAAGGGCCGCCGAGCAAATGA
- a CDS encoding PqiC family protein, producing MAFPLKITLVAALSLLAACRSDPIQFHTLTPAQMAGSSRSAADIQIELLTVPPQVDRPQIVVRQGNTGMAILETDWWGASLVDELRSALVDQMINNNPQRKLLVRVEVQRFDSIPGQYGLLDVKWRLRSSNGHEEVIGNCRSTLQTPSGPSIDELVAAQQNNVRRLAALISQAAAGTQKGCPSANASP from the coding sequence ATGGCTTTTCCGCTGAAAATCACGTTGGTTGCCGCGTTGTCGTTGCTCGCTGCCTGCCGCAGCGACCCGATCCAGTTTCACACTTTGACCCCGGCCCAAATGGCAGGAAGCTCACGCAGTGCCGCGGATATCCAGATTGAATTGCTCACTGTCCCGCCGCAGGTCGATCGCCCGCAGATCGTCGTGCGCCAGGGCAACACCGGCATGGCGATCCTGGAAACCGACTGGTGGGGGGCCAGCCTGGTGGATGAATTGCGCAGTGCCTTGGTCGACCAGATGATCAACAACAATCCGCAACGCAAATTGTTGGTGCGCGTGGAGGTCCAGCGCTTCGATTCGATTCCCGGCCAGTATGGCTTGCTCGACGTGAAATGGCGCCTTCGTAGCAGCAATGGCCATGAAGAGGTCATAGGCAATTGTCGCAGCACCTTGCAGACGCCATCAGGGCCATCGATCGATGAACTGGTAGCCGCACAGCAGAACAATGTCAGGCGCCTGGCCGCGCTGATCAGCCAAGCCGCGGCTGGCACGCAAAAGGGTTGCCCATCCGCGAATGCCAGCCCGTAA